A window of Streptomyces sp. Je 1-332 genomic DNA:
GGCGGGAGCCGGTGCCGGGCGGCGGGCGGTGTCGCTGATGCGGATGAGGATCCCGATCAGCGCCCAGTTGGCGATCACGGAGGAACCGCCGTTCGCGAGGAACGGCATGGTCATACCGGTCAGCGGGATCAGGCCCATGACGCCGCCGGAGACGACGAACACCTGGATCGCGAAGGCGCCGGACAGGCCGATCGCCAGAAGCTTGCCGAACGGGTCGCGGGCGGCGAGCGCGGTGCGTACACCGCGCTCCACGATCAGCCCGTAGATCATCAGGATCGCCATGACGCCGGCGAGACCCAGCTCCTCGCCGAAGGTGGCGAGGATGAAGTCGGAGTTGGCGGCGAAGCCGATCAGGTCGGAGTGGCCCTGGCCGAGGCCGGTGCCGAGTACGCCGCCCGAGCCGAACGCCATCAGGGACTGGGCGATCTGGTCACTGCCCGTCGAGGCGATGACGGCGTCGGAGAAGGGGTTCAGCCAGGCGTCCACACGCTCCTGCACGTGCGGCTCGAACGTGGCCACGCCCACGGCGCCGACCGAGGACATCACCAGACCGAACACGATCCAGCTGGTGCGCTCCGTGGCGACGTACAGCATCACGACGAACATGCCGAAGAACAGCAGTGACGTACCGAGGTCGGTCTCGAAGACCAGGATCAGGATGGACATCGCCCAGACCACGATGATCGGACCGAGGTCACGGCCACGCGGCAGGTAGATGCCCATGAAGCGGCGGCTGGCCAGGGCGAGCGCGTCGCGTTTCACCATGAGATAACCCGCGAAGAAGATCGCGATGACGATCTTCGCGAACTCACCGGGCTGGATGGAGAATCCGCCGACGCTGATCCAGATCCTTGCGCCGAAGACGTTCATGCCCAGACCCGGCACGAGCGGCAGAAGCAGCAGGACGAGTGCGGCGACCATGGAGATGTACGTGTAGCGCTGCAGGACGCGGTGGTCCTTGAGCAGCAGCAGCACGCCCACGAAGAGCGCGATGCCGATGGCCGAGTACATCAGCTGCTTCGGCGCCGAAGGGCTGAAGGAACCGGTTGCCGCCTTGGCGAGGGCCTGCAGTTTCTCCGACTGGTCCAGGCGCCAGATGACCACCAGACCGAGGCCGTTGAGCAGCGTCGCGAGCGGCAGCAGCAGCGGGTCCGCGTAGGGCGCGAACTTGCGCACCACGATGTGGCCGACGGCAGCGAGCAGCCCGATGCCACAGCCGTAGCCGAGCATGCCGGGCGGCAGTTCGCCGTCGATCGCAAGGCCCACGTTGATGTAGGCGAACAGCGGGATGACGACGGCGAACGCGAGGAGCGCGAGCTCGGTGTTGCGCCTGCTCGGCGCTCCGATCGCGCCGATGGTCGACGTGTGTGTAGTGCTACTGCTCATGGCGTGCAAAGGCCCCCAACGGCTGCTTACTGCTTACCGCACAGTGGGACCAGCTTCTCCTCGTCCTCGGAGAGGCTGGGGCCGGGTGTGGGAGTCGGTGCGGTCTTGGACTTGTTCTTGTCGGTCGAGCTGTTCTTCTCGTCGGTCGAGTCGCTCGGGTTGTTCGGGTCGTTCTTGTCCGCCGGGTCGGTCGGATTGTCGGTGGGCGCCTTGGCCGAAAGGCCGGTCGTGCCGCCCGCCTCACCCTCGCCCGGCTTGGCGTTCTCGCGCTCGGCCTCGCGGCGCTCGGCGTCCTTCTCACAGGCGGATGCCTGCAGGCCGAGCTCCTCGATCTTGCTCTTGGCGTCGTCGAGATTCCCCTCGGGGATCGTCCCCTCGACCTGCTTGCGCTGGTACGGCGGCAGGTACTTGAGTTCGATCTCGGGGTGGTTCTCCTCGACCTTCGACAGGCTGACCCACGCCAGGTCCTGGTCGATGCCGCGGTACAGGGCGACGTTCTCGTCGTTCGTGCCCACGTAGTACTGGGTCTGGGTCCAGCGGTAGCCGCCGTACAGGCCGCCGCCGATGACCGCCAGGGCGAGCACGGTGTAGAGCGATCTCTTGAGCCACTTGCGGCCGCCGCCGGGCTTCACGAAGTCCTCGTCGCTGTACGCGCCGAAGCTCCCCTCGGGGGCGTAACTCGCCGTGTCGCCGCTGCCGGGCGGCCCGAAGCCGCCTCCGGAGGGCTGCGGCGGCACGGGGCGGCCGAGACCGGAAGCGCGGCCCGCGGGGGTCTGCATGGCGCCGTCGTCCTGCGCCTGGAGCTGGTTCTCCGCGACCGCGCCGACGACCACCGGGGTGTCGGAGAGCTGGCCCGCGAGGGTGTCGCCGCTGTCGATGTCCAGGACATCGGCGACGATCACCGTGATGTTGTCGGGGCCGCCGCCGCGCAGCGCGAGCTGGATGAGCTCCTGCACGGTCTCCTGGGGGCCCTGGTAGCTCGCGAGGGTGTCCTCCATCGTCTGGTGGGAGACGACGCCGGAGAGACCGTCGGAGCAGATCAAGTACCGGTCACCGGCGCGGACCTCGCGGATGGAGAGGTCCGGCTCGACATGCTCACCACTTCCAAGGGCGCGCATCAGCAAGGAGCGCTGCGGGTGGGTGGTGGCTTCCTCTTCGGTGATCCGGCCCTCGTCGACCAGGCGCTGCACCCAGGTGTGGTCCTGGGTGATCTGCGTGAGGACGCCGTCCCGCAGGAGATAGGCGCGCGAGTCGCCCACGTGTACGAGACCGAGGCGCTGTCCCGTCCACAGCAGCGCGGTCAAGGTCGTCCCCATGCCCTCGAGCTGGGGGTCCTCCTCGACCATCAGGCGCAGCTGGTCGTTGGCGCGCTGCACGGCCGTGCCGAGCGACGTGAGGATGTCCGACCCCGGCACGTCGTCGTCGAGGGTGACGAGCGTCGAGATCACCTCGGAGCTCGCCACCTCACCCGCGGCCTGGCCCCCCATGCCGTCGGCGATCGCGAGGAGACGCGGACCGGCGTAACCGGAGTCCTCGTTCCCCTCCCGGATCATGCCTTTGTGCGATCCGGCGGCGAAGCGCAAAGACAGACTCATGCGCACCTCGCCCGTCGGCTCCGGGTACATCCGCACGGTGCCCACCCTCCGGTCGGGAGCGCGCCGGCGTCCAGTGTCTGGACCGCCGTTTCGGCTCGCTCGCTCCGCTCGCGCTCTGTCATGACGTAGTACTACTTCCGCAGCTCGATGACGGTCTTGCCGATGCGGATCGGCGCGCCCAGCGGAACGGGCGTCGGGGTGGTGAGTCGGGTCCGGTCGAGATACGTGCCGTTGGTGGACCCGAGATCCTCGACGATCCACTGGCCGTCACGGTCCGGGTAGATCCTGGCATGCCTGCTGGACGCGTAGTCGTCGTCCAGGACGATCGTCGAATCGTGCGCACGGCCCAGCGTGATCGTCTGGCCCTGCAGGGCGACCGTCGTGCCCGCGAGGATCCCTTCGGACACGACCAGCTTGCTGGGGGCGCCACGGCGCTGCCGGCCGCCGCCCTGCTGCTGGCGCTGGGGAGGCGGTGTGGCGGCCGCCTGCTGTTGCTGGCGTGCGGACTGCTGCGGTCGCGCGTTCTCACGGCGCGAGCCGCGCTGTGTGACGCGCGTACCGAACAGGTCGCTGCGGATGACCTGGACGGCCACGATCACGAACAGCCACAGAACGGCTAGGAAACCCAGCCGCATGACCGTCAGGGTCAGCTCTGACATTGCCCCCGCTTCACCCTTCGGCTTGCCGGTAAACGATGGTGGTTTGGCCCACGACGATCCGCGAGCCGTCGCGGAGCGTAGCGCGGGTGGTGTGCTGCCCGTCTACCACGATGCCGTTGGTAGACCCGAGATCCTGGATCGTCGAGGGCGTTCCGGTCCGGATCTCACAGTGCCGGCGCGATACGCCGGGGTCGTCGATCCGCACATCGGCGTCGGTGCTGCGTCCCAGCACCAGCGTCGGGCGGGAGATCTGATGGCGATTGCCGTTGATCTCGATCCAGCGCCGCACCTGCCCACCCGGAAGAGGTCCCGCGCCGGGCCCCTGAGGACGGCTCGGCACCGGTGCCGGCCCGCCCGCGTGGCCACCCGGGGGCGGCGCCGTGGGCATGGGGGGAGGGCCTGCGGGCTGGGCGGGCTGTGGATAGCCGTAGCCACCGCCTCCGCCCGCGGGGGGCCTGGCGGGGCTGTGGCCGGCGCCCGCGGGGCCCGTGGGGGCTGCCGGGGCGCGCTCGGGGCTCTGCGAGGTGCTGGACGCGAGCGTGCGGCTGCGCACCCGGTACAGACCCGTGTCGAGATCCTCGGCCTTCTCCAGATGGACCTTGATGGGGCCCATGAAGCTGTACCGCTGCTGCTTGGCGTACTCGCGCACCATCCCGGACAGCTCGTCGCCGAGCTGTCCCGAGTAGGGGCTCAGCCGCTCGAAGTCGGGCGCGCTGAGCTCCACGATGAAGTCGTTGGGGACGACGGTCCGCTCGCGGTTCCAGATCGTCGCGTTGTTGTCGCACTCGCGCTGCAGGGCGCCGGCGATCTCGACGGGCTGGACCTCGGACTTGAACACCTTGGCGAAGGTGCCGTTGACGAGACCTTCGAGTCGCTGCTCGAACTTCTTCATGACTCCCATGGGGCACCTCCTCCGTCGTAGTCATCCTGGTACTGCTTACTGATCGTATCCACGCACCGGGAAATCGGCTGGTTCCCCCTGTCCGCCCAGTCGATGAGTGTCGCCTCTCACAAGGCATGCCCGCACCAGGGCTCCGGGATCCTTCCGGGCTCCTCTCAGGCTCCTCCACCAGGGATCGTAGAGGGGCGGCAAAGAGGGGGCCTCAAACCAGTGTCCCGCACCTGACTGCGGACCATCGCCGGGCACGGCGCAAGTCGGTCGGTCCTGGTTCTCTCCGGTTCCGTCCGGATCTACTGGGCAGGTGCCCCCGGATCACTTGGGCAGGTGCCCCCGAATACGGATGTGAATCCACCCTCGGCAGCGTGCTAATCTTCTGGATGTCGGAAGGCGCTCGCACCACACAGTGTTCACACACAGTGTCTGCGCGAAGCGGTGAGAGACCCAAGACAACACCCATGCGCGGGTGGCGGAATAGGCAGACGCGCTGGATTCAGGTTCCAGTGCCCGAAAGGGCGTGGGGGTTCAACTCCCCCCTCGCGCACCATGTGGAGCGCGCCTCCATCAGGATGCAAGTCCTGGTGGGGGCCCGCTTTCGCGTTCCGGGCCGGGTGGGTTCGGGGCTCGCAGGAGTACTCACGGGAGTGCTCACAGGAGTGGGGCCCGGCGGTGAGATAGGTCACTGCCGGGCCTGTTCTGTATGTGCGGTCGGCGGGGCTCGGGGAGGTGATCCCGGGGCGTTCGGGTGGGGCACTCGGGCAGGCGTTCGGGCGGGGCGTTTGGGCCGGGGCGTTTGGGCCGGGGCCTATGCGGGTTCGGTGGCCTGGCGGCGGGCCAGTACCACCAGGCCGCCGGAGACCGCCATGGCCACCAGGGCGATGCCGAAGATTGTCGCGCCGCTGGTCAGGCCGACCGCGTCGCTGAGGAACCCGGCTGCGACCGGGAGGATGCCGGCCGGCACGTAACCCCCGACATTGAGCGCCGCGTTGGCCTCGGCCAGCCGTTGCGAGGGCACCACGGCGTTGAGCAGGGAGAGCCCGCCGAGTTGGCCCGTGCCCTGGCCGGCCCCCGCGAGCAGGGCAGCGGCGATCAGCAGTCCGACCGACGAGGTGTGCACGGCGGCCATCAGGGCGGCCATGCCGACCGTCGTACTCATCGCACCGGCGAGCAGGATGGTGCGTACCCGCAGCTTCTGTACCGCGAACTGGACCCCGGTCGCGGCCAGGAACATCACGAAGGCCATGGCTCCGGCGACGATGCGGCTGGTGGTGCCGAGGAGACCGGAGAGCAGGGAGGGGCCCAGCGACAGCACGAACGATGTCGCGGTGATGCCGGGGGCGAACACGGCGATGCCGAGGAGGAGTTGGCTGCCGTTGCCGCGCGGGACTGCCGGGACGCGGAGCCAGGATGCCTTCCGGGTGGGCGCCCCGGCCGTGGCGGCGCCATCGAGGGCACCCTCGGTGACGCCCTTGGCGGAGCGGGACTTCCTCGGCAGCGGCATGCGCAGGACGGCCATGAACGCCGCAGCGAGGAGGACGATCTCCACCACGAAGACCGTCACGGTCGGCGCGGGGGCCGTCTCTGAGAGCACGCCGGCCAGGAGCGGGCCGAGGCCCGCGCCCAGGACCATGGCGCACGACGCGAGCAGGGCGCCGAGCCGCTTACGAGCCGGGCCTGCCACATCCGAGACCGCCGCCATGCCCGCGGAGACCACGGCTCCGACCGCGATACCGGTGAACAGCCTGGCGATGATCAGGGCGACCACTGACGACGCGGTCGCGAAGATCAGGCAGGCCACCGCGGCGAGCGCCATGGCGGGAAGCAGGACGGGCTTGCGTCCTACGCGGTCCGAGACCACTCCCGAGACCAGCAGCGAAGCGATCAACCCCACGATGTACCAGGCGAAGATCACGGTCAGCATGCCCTTGGAGAAGCCGATGTCACGCTGCCAGAGCACGTACAGCGGTGTCGCCGCGTTGGAGAGGACGAAGACGGCGGTGACGGGCCACGCGGCCAGCCAGATCCACCACCGGGGGGCGGCCGTCGCGCTTCCCGAGTCCCTACCCGCCGTGCCCCTGCTCCCGGTGCTTGCGCTCTTCGGCTGATGCGGCGGCGTTAGCTGATGTGGCGCCGCTTGTACGTCCGTCACTGCGTCTCCCCTGCTTGTCTCCAGTACGAGTTGAGTCGAACATACCTCCTGTACGATTGGAGTCGTACATAGGGACCGCGCTTGTACCGCGTTACAGGAAGATGCCGATGGCCACGTTCAACATCCCGCCCGCCCTCACCGATCCGCCCCCGCCTCTCGCTGAACCGGCGGTCGAAGAGCTGCGCCTCGAGGTCGTGATGGGGGCGCTGAGCGATCCGCTGCGGATGGGGATCGTCCGCAAGCTCCTCCTCGACTCCGAGGACTTCGACCACTCCTGCGGCTGGTTCGGCCTTGCCCGGCCGAAGTCCTCACTCACCCATCACTTCCGCGCACTCCGGGACGCGGGCCTCACCCGGCAGCGCCAGTACGGACTGGAACGCCGCAGCCAGGTACGGATCGACGATCTCAACGCACGTTTTCCCGGGCTGCTCGACCTGGTGGCCGCATGGCAGCCGGCGGAGGGCGCAGAGAGCGGCGGTGCGTAGGCGTAGGCGACGGGAGGGAGTAGGGGGAGGAAGAGGGAGGAGGGGGGATTGGTGAGCGGAAACGAGGTTATCCACAGGCTCTGACGCCGTCCGGCGCCCAGGGGTACCTTCGATTCCAGGCGGGTCCACGAGGGCCTGCCGGACGCGGGGGATGCGGGGGCGAGGCAATGGTCAGGGCTGGTGTCGACAGTGCGGGGACCGGCGGGGCTGGCACGGACAGCGCGGGGCCCGGTGGTTCGGGGGCAGCTGGGGCGCGGCTTCCGTACGTCAAGGGGTTCGCTCAGCGGTCCTTGCAGGGCGGGTCGGGGTCGGCGGGACCGGTGGGGGCGGTCGGTTCGACGGTTTCGCCGAAGCGGGAGGGCAAAGCGCTGCGGGCACGCGTCAGCCGTGCCTCGCACGAGCGGTTCGTCGAGGACGAGGGCCGTCCCGATCCCGTCGACGCCGTGGAGGAGTCCAACCGCTGCAGACTCCCCGAGCTCACGCCCATCCGGATGGGCAGGATGGCCGCGTCGCCCTTCGCCTTCCTCCGCGGAGCCGCCGGCCTGATGGCGTACGACCTCGCGCGAACCCCCGTGACGGGGATCGGCGCCCAGATATGTGGTGACGCCCACGCCGCGAACTTCGGTCTGTACGGCGATGCGCGGGGCGGCCTCATCATTGACCTGAACGACTTCGACGAGACGGTGCA
This region includes:
- a CDS encoding FtsW/RodA/SpoVE family cell cycle protein, which encodes MSSSTTHTSTIGAIGAPSRRNTELALLAFAVVIPLFAYINVGLAIDGELPPGMLGYGCGIGLLAAVGHIVVRKFAPYADPLLLPLATLLNGLGLVVIWRLDQSEKLQALAKAATGSFSPSAPKQLMYSAIGIALFVGVLLLLKDHRVLQRYTYISMVAALVLLLLPLVPGLGMNVFGARIWISVGGFSIQPGEFAKIVIAIFFAGYLMVKRDALALASRRFMGIYLPRGRDLGPIIVVWAMSILILVFETDLGTSLLFFGMFVVMLYVATERTSWIVFGLVMSSVGAVGVATFEPHVQERVDAWLNPFSDAVIASTGSDQIAQSLMAFGSGGVLGTGLGQGHSDLIGFAANSDFILATFGEELGLAGVMAILMIYGLIVERGVRTALAARDPFGKLLAIGLSGAFAIQVFVVSGGVMGLIPLTGMTMPFLANGGSSVIANWALIGILIRISDTARRPAPAPAPNPDAEMTQVVRP
- a CDS encoding Stp1/IreP family PP2C-type Ser/Thr phosphatase; this translates as MGTVRMYPEPTGEVRMSLSLRFAAGSHKGMIREGNEDSGYAGPRLLAIADGMGGQAAGEVASSEVISTLVTLDDDVPGSDILTSLGTAVQRANDQLRLMVEEDPQLEGMGTTLTALLWTGQRLGLVHVGDSRAYLLRDGVLTQITQDHTWVQRLVDEGRITEEEATTHPQRSLLMRALGSGEHVEPDLSIREVRAGDRYLICSDGLSGVVSHQTMEDTLASYQGPQETVQELIQLALRGGGPDNITVIVADVLDIDSGDTLAGQLSDTPVVVGAVAENQLQAQDDGAMQTPAGRASGLGRPVPPQPSGGGFGPPGSGDTASYAPEGSFGAYSDEDFVKPGGGRKWLKRSLYTVLALAVIGGGLYGGYRWTQTQYYVGTNDENVALYRGIDQDLAWVSLSKVEENHPEIELKYLPPYQRKQVEGTIPEGNLDDAKSKIEELGLQASACEKDAERREAERENAKPGEGEAGGTTGLSAKAPTDNPTDPADKNDPNNPSDSTDEKNSSTDKNKSKTAPTPTPGPSLSEDEEKLVPLCGKQ
- a CDS encoding FHA domain-containing protein → MSELTLTVMRLGFLAVLWLFVIVAVQVIRSDLFGTRVTQRGSRRENARPQQSARQQQQAAATPPPQRQQQGGGRQRRGAPSKLVVSEGILAGTTVALQGQTITLGRAHDSTIVLDDDYASSRHARIYPDRDGQWIVEDLGSTNGTYLDRTRLTTPTPVPLGAPIRIGKTVIELRK
- a CDS encoding DUF3662 and FHA domain-containing protein — its product is MGVMKKFEQRLEGLVNGTFAKVFKSEVQPVEIAGALQRECDNNATIWNRERTVVPNDFIVELSAPDFERLSPYSGQLGDELSGMVREYAKQQRYSFMGPIKVHLEKAEDLDTGLYRVRSRTLASSTSQSPERAPAAPTGPAGAGHSPARPPAGGGGGYGYPQPAQPAGPPPMPTAPPPGGHAGGPAPVPSRPQGPGAGPLPGGQVRRWIEINGNRHQISRPTLVLGRSTDADVRIDDPGVSRRHCEIRTGTPSTIQDLGSTNGIVVDGQHTTRATLRDGSRIVVGQTTIVYRQAEG
- a CDS encoding MFS transporter, translating into MWLAAWPVTAVFVLSNAATPLYVLWQRDIGFSKGMLTVIFAWYIVGLIASLLVSGVVSDRVGRKPVLLPAMALAAVACLIFATASSVVALIIARLFTGIAVGAVVSAGMAAVSDVAGPARKRLGALLASCAMVLGAGLGPLLAGVLSETAPAPTVTVFVVEIVLLAAAFMAVLRMPLPRKSRSAKGVTEGALDGAATAGAPTRKASWLRVPAVPRGNGSQLLLGIAVFAPGITATSFVLSLGPSLLSGLLGTTSRIVAGAMAFVMFLAATGVQFAVQKLRVRTILLAGAMSTTVGMAALMAAVHTSSVGLLIAAALLAGAGQGTGQLGGLSLLNAVVPSQRLAEANAALNVGGYVPAGILPVAAGFLSDAVGLTSGATIFGIALVAMAVSGGLVVLARRQATEPA
- a CDS encoding ArsR family transcriptional regulator; the encoded protein is MATFNIPPALTDPPPPLAEPAVEELRLEVVMGALSDPLRMGIVRKLLLDSEDFDHSCGWFGLARPKSSLTHHFRALRDAGLTRQRQYGLERRSQVRIDDLNARFPGLLDLVAAWQPAEGAESGGA